In a single window of the Streptomyces cinnabarinus genome:
- a CDS encoding anti-sigma factor antagonist (This anti-anti-sigma factor, or anti-sigma factor antagonist, belongs to a family that includes characterized members SpoIIAA, RsbV, RsfA, and RsfB.) — MQQEPAPLTRHLRVRQDRGHTVLEFHGEIDIAAAVELLPWLDRVTAHPHPRIVIDLRPVEFFDCSGLRLLYRVRGRVLDQDGELHLVCAHPLTLRMLRVTGLAKLLPPHPSLDAALGQPEARSGSV; from the coding sequence GTGCAGCAGGAACCTGCGCCGCTCACCCGCCACTTGCGTGTCCGCCAGGACCGGGGCCACACCGTCCTGGAGTTCCACGGCGAGATCGACATCGCTGCCGCCGTCGAACTCCTGCCCTGGCTGGACCGGGTGACGGCACACCCGCACCCGCGGATCGTGATCGACCTCAGGCCGGTGGAGTTCTTCGACTGCTCCGGCCTGCGGCTGCTGTACCGGGTGCGCGGCCGGGTCCTCGACCAGGACGGAGAGCTCCATCTGGTCTGCGCCCATCCGCTCACCCTGCGCATGCTGCGGGTGACCGGACTGGCGAAGCTGCTGCCCCCGCATCCGAGCCTGGACGCGGCCCTGGGCCAGCCCGAGGCCAGGTCCGGCTCGGTGTGA
- a CDS encoding cytochrome P450 has translation MSDQNLDSPEAPRGCPVAHGSAEPVRLYGSEAATDPRGIYERLRKEHGAVAPVLLEGDIPAWLVLGYRDSRRVLDNPRQFARDGRIWRDWREGRIADTSPLIPMLAWRPDCVSQDGEAHRRLRGAVSDGLQSAADRGIRRHATHFANKQIDAFADTGRADLVADYADLLPMLVTARILGLAEAEGRRLVESCAQVMKGGEDAVMHDGVIREIFGELVERRRSEPGSDLATGLLEHHAALDHDEVVAHLRAVLIAAHVTTSLLARVLELVLTDSSRLSGLISGQLNISAVVEEAMWNSPPLAVLPGRFAASDVELGGHRIEEGDLLVLGLAPGNVDPEIRPDLDVSVQGNQAHLAFGSGPHECPGQNIGMSIIEIAVDVLLHRLPGLRLAVPPEELTSTASTWMSPLDSLPVEFTV, from the coding sequence ATGAGCGATCAGAACCTCGACAGTCCCGAGGCCCCCCGCGGCTGCCCGGTCGCGCACGGTTCGGCCGAACCGGTCCGGCTCTACGGGTCCGAGGCGGCGACCGACCCGCGCGGCATCTACGAGCGGCTGCGCAAGGAGCACGGCGCCGTGGCGCCGGTGCTGCTGGAGGGCGACATCCCCGCCTGGCTGGTACTGGGCTACCGGGACAGCCGGCGCGTGCTCGACAACCCCCGCCAGTTCGCACGGGACGGGCGGATCTGGCGGGACTGGCGGGAGGGCCGGATCGCGGACACCTCCCCGCTGATCCCGATGCTCGCCTGGCGCCCCGACTGCGTGTCCCAGGACGGCGAGGCGCACCGCCGGCTGCGCGGAGCCGTCAGCGACGGGCTGCAGTCCGCCGCCGACCGCGGTATCCGGCGCCACGCCACGCACTTCGCCAACAAGCAGATCGACGCGTTCGCGGACACGGGCCGCGCCGATCTGGTCGCGGACTACGCCGACTTACTGCCGATGCTCGTGACGGCCCGCATCCTGGGGCTCGCCGAGGCGGAGGGGCGCCGTCTGGTCGAGTCCTGCGCCCAGGTGATGAAGGGCGGCGAGGACGCCGTCATGCACGACGGTGTGATCCGGGAGATCTTCGGTGAACTCGTCGAGCGCAGGCGGTCCGAACCCGGCTCCGACCTCGCCACCGGTCTGCTGGAGCACCACGCGGCGCTTGACCACGACGAGGTCGTGGCCCACCTGCGCGCGGTGCTGATCGCCGCGCATGTCACGACCAGCCTGCTGGCCCGGGTGCTGGAGCTGGTCCTGACCGACTCCTCCCGGCTGTCCGGGCTGATCAGCGGTCAGCTGAACATCTCGGCGGTGGTGGAGGAGGCCATGTGGAACTCGCCGCCGCTGGCCGTCCTGCCGGGGCGCTTCGCCGCCAGCGACGTCGAACTGGGCGGGCACCGGATCGAGGAGGGCGACCTGCTCGTCCTCGGTCTCGCCCCGGGCAATGTCGACCCCGAGATCCGGCCCGACCTGGATGTCTCGGTGCAGGGCAACCAGGCGCATCTGGCGTTCGGTTCGGGCCCGCACGAGTGCCCCGGGCAGAACATCGGGATGTCCATCATCGAGATCGCGGTGGACGTCCTGCTGCACCGGCTGCCGGGCCTGCGCCTGGCCGTGCCGCCGGAGGAGCTCACCTCGACCGCGTCCACCTGGATGTCCCCGCTGGACAGCCTGCCGGTCGAGTTCACGGTCTAG
- a CDS encoding NADP-dependent oxidoreductase, producing the protein MSTVNTMRAISQDVLGGPEVLKVVELERPAPRPNEILVRVRAAGVNPTDWKHRTLGGFLGQPPFVLGWDVSGVVEAVGIGVARFRPGDEVFGMLPYPFGHGSHAEYVTGPARAFALKPAVIDHTQAGALPLVSLTAWQALVETADLQPGQRVLIHAAAGGVGHVAVQIAKARGAHVIGTASEGKHDVLRKLGADELIDYRSTDFAGAVRDVDVVLDTIGDDYSLRSLRVLRRGGLLVSILPVGSAELYEEAERLGVRAVRMLVDASHSGMKAIAGLVDKGALRATIAGTFPLAEAAEAHRIGDLGRTTGKLVLLGE; encoded by the coding sequence ATGAGCACTGTGAACACGATGCGAGCCATCAGCCAGGACGTCCTCGGCGGCCCCGAGGTCCTGAAGGTAGTGGAGCTGGAGCGGCCCGCGCCGCGCCCCAACGAGATCCTGGTCCGGGTGAGGGCGGCCGGGGTGAACCCGACCGACTGGAAGCACCGGACCCTCGGCGGTTTCCTCGGGCAGCCGCCGTTCGTCCTCGGTTGGGACGTCTCCGGCGTGGTGGAGGCGGTCGGCATCGGCGTCGCCCGCTTCCGGCCGGGCGACGAGGTCTTCGGCATGCTGCCCTACCCGTTCGGTCATGGCTCGCACGCCGAGTACGTCACCGGCCCGGCGCGCGCCTTCGCCCTGAAGCCCGCCGTGATCGACCACACCCAGGCGGGGGCGCTGCCGCTGGTCTCGCTCACCGCGTGGCAGGCGCTGGTCGAGACGGCCGACCTCCAGCCGGGGCAGCGGGTGCTGATCCACGCGGCGGCCGGCGGGGTCGGGCATGTGGCCGTGCAGATCGCCAAGGCGCGCGGCGCCCATGTGATCGGCACGGCGAGCGAGGGCAAGCACGACGTCCTGCGGAAGCTGGGCGCGGACGAGCTGATCGACTACCGGTCGACCGACTTCGCCGGGGCCGTGCGGGACGTCGATGTCGTCCTGGACACGATCGGCGACGACTACAGCCTGCGCTCGCTGCGGGTGCTGCGGCGGGGCGGGCTGCTGGTGTCGATCCTGCCGGTGGGCTCGGCGGAGCTGTACGAGGAGGCGGAGCGGCTCGGCGTGCGGGCGGTGCGGATGCTGGTCGACGCCTCGCACTCCGGGATGAAGGCCATCGCCGGCCTGGTCGACAAGGGCGCGCTGCGCGCCACGATCGCCGGGACCTTCCCGCTGGCCGAGGCCGCCGAGGCGCACCGGATCGGCGATCTCGGCCGGACCACCGGGAAGCTGGTGCTGCTGGGCGAGTGA
- the tuf gene encoding elongation factor Tu translates to MAKAKFQRTKPHVNIGTIGHIDHGKTTLTAAITKVLHDRFPDLNPYTPFDQIDKAPEERQRGITISIAHVEYQTEHRHYAHVDCPGHADYIKNMITGAAQMDGAILVVAATDGPMPQTKEHVLLARQVGVPYIVVALNKTDMVDDEEILELVELEVRELLTEYEFPGDDVPVVQVSALKALEGDEQWTRSVLDLLDAVDSAVPEPQRDVDKPFLMPIEDVFTITGRGTVVTGRIERGVLHVHSEVEIIGIHEQKTKTTVTGVEMFRKLLDEGRAGENVGLLLRGVKREDVERGQVVIKPGSVTPHKEFEARAYILSKDEGGRHTPFFDNYRPQFYFRTTDVTGVVTLPKGTEMVMPGDNTTMTVQLIQPIAMEEGLKFAIREGGRTVGAGQVTRIVK, encoded by the coding sequence GTGGCGAAGGCGAAGTTCCAACGGACCAAGCCGCACGTGAACATCGGCACCATCGGTCATATCGACCACGGCAAGACCACCCTCACCGCGGCCATCACCAAGGTGCTGCACGACCGCTTCCCCGACCTCAACCCCTACACGCCGTTCGACCAGATCGACAAGGCGCCCGAGGAGCGGCAGCGCGGGATCACCATCTCCATCGCCCACGTCGAGTACCAGACGGAACACCGGCACTACGCCCACGTCGACTGCCCCGGCCACGCCGACTACATCAAGAACATGATCACCGGCGCGGCCCAGATGGACGGCGCGATCCTCGTCGTCGCGGCGACCGACGGGCCCATGCCGCAGACCAAGGAACATGTGCTGCTCGCCCGCCAGGTGGGCGTGCCGTACATCGTCGTCGCGCTCAACAAGACCGACATGGTCGACGACGAGGAGATCCTGGAACTGGTCGAGCTGGAGGTGCGGGAGCTGCTCACCGAGTACGAGTTCCCGGGCGACGACGTGCCGGTGGTGCAGGTCTCCGCGCTCAAGGCCCTGGAGGGCGACGAGCAGTGGACGCGGTCGGTGCTGGACCTGCTCGACGCGGTGGACTCGGCGGTGCCGGAACCCCAGCGGGACGTGGACAAGCCGTTCCTGATGCCGATCGAGGACGTGTTCACCATCACCGGCCGGGGCACCGTGGTCACCGGCCGGATCGAGCGCGGCGTCCTGCACGTCCACAGCGAGGTCGAGATCATCGGCATCCACGAGCAGAAGACGAAGACGACCGTCACCGGCGTCGAGATGTTCCGCAAGCTGCTCGACGAGGGCCGGGCCGGGGAGAACGTCGGATTGCTGCTGCGCGGGGTCAAACGGGAGGACGTGGAGCGCGGGCAGGTCGTCATCAAGCCCGGATCGGTCACCCCGCACAAGGAGTTCGAGGCGCGGGCGTACATCCTGTCCAAGGACGAGGGCGGCCGGCACACCCCGTTCTTCGACAACTACCGCCCCCAGTTCTACTTCCGCACCACCGACGTCACCGGTGTGGTGACCCTGCCCAAGGGCACCGAGATGGTCATGCCCGGCGACAACACCACCATGACCGTCCAGCTGATCCAGCCGATCGCGATGGAGGAGGGGCTGAAGTTCGCGATCCGGGAGGGCGGGCGGACGGTCGGCGCGGGGCAGGTCACGAGGATCGTGAAGTAG
- a CDS encoding DUF1304 domain-containing protein, whose translation METVANVLVGLVAVLHCYILVMEMFLWQKKPGRSLHGFDPQLARTTAPMAANQGLYNGFLAAGLVWGLIAADPTGYRVQVFFLVCVVVAGVFGAVTANPRILLAQALPGALALAAVLVAR comes from the coding sequence GTGGAAACGGTCGCGAACGTGCTGGTGGGGCTGGTGGCGGTGCTGCACTGCTACATCCTGGTGATGGAGATGTTCCTGTGGCAGAAGAAGCCCGGGCGTTCACTCCACGGTTTCGATCCACAACTGGCCCGGACCACCGCCCCGATGGCCGCGAACCAAGGCCTGTACAACGGCTTCCTGGCCGCCGGTCTGGTCTGGGGACTGATCGCGGCCGACCCCACGGGCTACCGCGTCCAGGTCTTCTTCCTGGTCTGTGTGGTGGTCGCGGGTGTGTTCGGCGCGGTCACCGCGAACCCCCGGATCCTGCTGGCACAGGCGCTGCCCGGCGCGCTCGCCCTGGCCGCCGTCCTGGTCGCCCGGTGA
- a CDS encoding ribose-phosphate diphosphokinase, with protein sequence MRERDIAVFSGSAHPELAAEVCAHLGVPLSPTRVSRFANDCLEVQLQANCRERDVFLVQPLVAPVQEHLVELLLMCDAARGASAGRITVVMPHYSYARSDKKDQPRISLGGRLVADLMVAAGASRVLAMTLHSPQVHGFFSVPVDHLHALRELATHFRRYDLSRTTVVSPDLGNAKEAAAFARMLGAQVAAGAKQRFADDRVSINSVIGEVADRDVIVLDDEIAKGSTVLELLDRLRELGPRSIRVACTHGLFTSGALKRIGEQPDVLEIVCTNTVPVPEAERTDKLRVLTVAPQLAEAVRRIHNGESVSALFDAPRSE encoded by the coding sequence GTGCGAGAGCGAGACATCGCCGTGTTCAGCGGTAGTGCCCACCCCGAACTGGCCGCGGAGGTCTGCGCGCATCTGGGCGTGCCGCTCAGCCCCACCCGGGTCAGCCGGTTCGCCAACGACTGTCTGGAGGTGCAGCTTCAGGCCAACTGCCGGGAGCGGGACGTCTTCCTCGTCCAGCCGCTGGTCGCCCCGGTCCAGGAACACCTCGTCGAACTGCTGCTGATGTGCGACGCGGCCCGCGGGGCCTCCGCCGGGCGGATCACCGTCGTCATGCCGCACTACTCCTACGCCCGCTCCGACAAGAAGGACCAGCCCCGCATCTCCCTCGGCGGGCGCCTGGTCGCCGACCTCATGGTGGCGGCGGGCGCGAGCCGGGTGCTCGCCATGACCCTGCACTCGCCCCAGGTGCACGGCTTCTTCTCGGTCCCGGTCGACCATCTGCACGCCCTGCGCGAACTGGCCACCCACTTCCGCCGCTACGACCTGTCCCGCACCACCGTCGTCTCGCCCGACCTCGGCAACGCCAAAGAGGCCGCCGCCTTCGCCCGGATGCTCGGCGCGCAGGTGGCCGCCGGTGCCAAGCAGCGGTTCGCGGACGACCGGGTCAGCATCAACTCCGTCATCGGCGAGGTCGCCGACCGCGATGTCATCGTGCTGGACGACGAGATCGCCAAGGGCAGCACGGTCCTGGAACTGCTCGACCGGCTGCGGGAGTTGGGGCCGCGCTCGATCCGGGTCGCCTGTACGCACGGCCTGTTCACCTCCGGCGCCCTGAAGCGGATCGGCGAGCAGCCGGACGTCCTGGAGATCGTGTGCACCAACACCGTGCCGGTGCCCGAGGCGGAGCGGACCGACAAGCTGCGGGTGCTCACGGTCGCCCCGCAGCTCGCCGAGGCCGTGCGCCGCATTCACAACGGTGAGTCCGTCAGCGCCCTGTTCGACGCGCCGAGGAGCGAATAG
- a CDS encoding DUF742 domain-containing protein, whose protein sequence is MSAPRRPTDPSGLERYYVLTKGRSGPGGSASSLDVATLIVTRVAPVPGLQHEHEDILRRCRDPLSVAELGAHLGLPFNILAVLLTDLLEAGRVEARDPIPAHGAGRGPDLALLEEVLSGLQRL, encoded by the coding sequence ATGAGTGCTCCCCGCCGGCCCACGGACCCGTCCGGTCTCGAGCGCTACTACGTCCTCACCAAGGGGCGCAGCGGACCGGGCGGTTCGGCGTCCAGCCTTGACGTGGCGACCCTCATCGTCACCCGCGTGGCCCCCGTACCGGGCCTGCAGCACGAGCACGAGGACATCCTCCGGCGCTGCCGCGATCCGCTGTCGGTGGCCGAACTCGGCGCCCACCTCGGACTGCCCTTCAACATTCTCGCGGTGCTGCTGACGGACCTGCTGGAGGCAGGCCGCGTCGAAGCCCGTGACCCCATCCCGGCGCACGGCGCCGGCCGCGGGCCCGACCTCGCGCTCCTTGAGGAGGTACTCAGTGGACTTCAAAGGCTTTGA
- a CDS encoding roadblock/LC7 domain-containing protein, translating to MTQQGTDVSWALRDLVESIPEIRFALVASSDGKAITSYGAEDPDDVDRFAAVVAGLQALAQPVAEQFPKYAGQLRLAMIEVDGGHLFVVRAGVETYLGVLAREGLDQGLLGHQMRDLARRMGELLGTTPRLEEHSG from the coding sequence ATGACGCAGCAGGGAACCGACGTGAGCTGGGCGCTCCGCGATCTGGTGGAGTCCATCCCGGAGATCCGCTTCGCCCTGGTGGCCTCCAGCGACGGCAAGGCCATCACCTCCTACGGCGCCGAAGACCCCGACGACGTGGACCGCTTCGCCGCCGTGGTGGCCGGTCTGCAGGCGCTGGCCCAGCCGGTCGCCGAACAGTTCCCCAAGTACGCGGGACAGTTGCGGCTGGCGATGATCGAGGTCGACGGCGGTCACCTGTTCGTCGTACGGGCGGGCGTCGAGACCTATCTCGGCGTCCTCGCCCGCGAGGGCCTGGACCAGGGGCTGCTCGGACATCAGATGAGGGATCTGGCGCGGAGAATGGGCGAATTGCTCGGCACCACCCCGCGCCTGGAGGAGCACTCTGGATGA
- a CDS encoding GlxA family transcriptional regulator translates to MHKERVVVLALDGVYPFELGMPARILGGSGRYEVLTCTVDGRPVRTNADFTVGVEHGAEVLATADIVVVAAIDPTHITQRLPDEVTAALALIRPEARIVSICTGAFVLAAAGLLDGHKATTHWHLAEYFRRAYPHIDLDPDVLFVEDGRILTSAGAASGIDVCLHLVRKDHGSELANLVARSCVVPPFREGGQAQYIQQPVPEPGATSTAATRAWALERLGEPLTLGDLATHARMSLRTFARRFNDEVGLSPGRWLIQQRVDRARHLLEASDLSVDRIAGQVGFATGASLRQHLHAAIGVSPQAYRRTFQESHRA, encoded by the coding sequence ATGCACAAGGAACGCGTGGTCGTCCTGGCCCTCGATGGCGTCTACCCCTTCGAGCTGGGCATGCCCGCCCGCATCCTCGGCGGATCCGGCCGATACGAGGTGCTGACCTGCACCGTCGACGGGCGGCCGGTGCGCACCAACGCCGACTTCACCGTCGGCGTGGAGCACGGCGCCGAGGTGCTGGCCACCGCCGACATCGTGGTCGTCGCGGCGATCGACCCCACGCACATCACCCAGCGGCTCCCGGACGAGGTCACCGCCGCCCTCGCGCTGATCCGCCCCGAGGCCCGCATCGTCTCCATCTGCACCGGTGCCTTCGTCCTCGCCGCGGCCGGACTCCTCGACGGCCACAAGGCCACCACCCACTGGCATCTGGCCGAGTACTTCCGGCGCGCCTACCCGCACATCGACCTCGACCCCGATGTGCTCTTCGTCGAGGACGGCCGCATCCTCACCTCCGCCGGCGCCGCCTCCGGCATCGATGTCTGTTTGCACCTGGTGCGCAAGGACCACGGCAGTGAACTGGCCAACCTCGTCGCCCGCAGCTGCGTCGTCCCGCCGTTCCGCGAGGGCGGCCAGGCCCAGTACATCCAGCAGCCCGTTCCCGAGCCGGGCGCGACCAGTACGGCCGCCACGCGCGCCTGGGCCCTGGAACGCCTCGGCGAACCGCTGACCCTGGGTGATCTCGCCACCCACGCCCGGATGAGCCTGCGCACCTTCGCCCGCCGCTTCAACGACGAGGTGGGCCTCAGCCCCGGCCGCTGGCTGATCCAGCAGCGCGTCGACCGGGCCCGCCATCTGCTGGAGGCCAGCGACCTCTCGGTGGACCGCATCGCGGGCCAGGTCGGCTTCGCCACCGGCGCCTCCCTGCGCCAGCACCTGCACGCGGCGATCGGCGTCTCCCCGCAGGCCTACCGCCGCACTTTCCAGGAGTCCCACCGCGCCTGA
- a CDS encoding TetR/AcrR family transcriptional regulator, producing MSRAAPSGSAPEDPRTARTRERLRRALLDECAERPLSRVSVAAVVRRAGVGRATFYLHYDGLEALAVDACADVVREAVEALHAWRGRPDPVHAPPALVAFFGSLAPHSALYTALLAPGGGGPLGRVLHRDLRAYSLRERELAGAADAPLVASAVAATFAGVLADWLHGLIEATPGQVADQVWQLLIALHRSR from the coding sequence GTGAGCCGGGCGGCGCCGAGCGGTTCGGCTCCGGAGGACCCGCGGACCGCGCGCACCCGGGAACGGCTGCGCCGGGCCCTGCTCGACGAATGCGCCGAACGCCCGCTGTCCCGGGTCTCGGTGGCCGCGGTGGTCCGCCGGGCCGGGGTCGGCCGGGCCACCTTCTATCTGCACTACGACGGCCTGGAGGCACTGGCCGTCGACGCCTGTGCGGATGTGGTGCGCGAGGCCGTGGAGGCGCTGCACGCCTGGCGGGGCCGCCCCGACCCGGTGCACGCCCCGCCCGCGCTGGTGGCGTTCTTCGGCTCGCTCGCCCCGCACTCCGCGCTGTACACGGCGCTGCTCGCCCCGGGCGGCGGCGGCCCGCTCGGCCGGGTCCTGCACCGTGACCTCAGGGCGTACAGCCTGCGTGAACGGGAACTGGCCGGCGCGGCGGACGCCCCCCTCGTCGCGTCCGCCGTCGCCGCCACCTTCGCCGGAGTCCTGGCCGACTGGCTGCACGGCCTCATCGAGGCCACCCCCGGACAAGTGGCCGACCAGGTCTGGCAGTTGCTGATCGCCCTGCACCGGAGCCGGTGA
- a CDS encoding ATP-binding protein codes for MELATPPPAARPPVAWYSWWLMPLALGGGTVAATFMSSERISTAVAGAAATAAGTVCVRLLLRTRTQLGRAEAGFRAEQAAHTQQWQQHVAGLERKFAAERVAQEGERAAVESRLAEQAGGYEAQLAEQARAFEERLAGQAQSYEAQLADQAGIFKEQLTHQHDAVARLAGEQLPDALERLRAGDAVDDLLPAVNRSAKVSDELQAELRKVLRTSLMGLETEFNRSTSAEQAVISIGNRIHVLTSKLRGRLHEMQGEHGRLPSVARGLMELDQAIGPADCLAASVGVLGGSDRPGRQWQEPQRLLSVVRGGIGRIKDFHRVEVRHLPELGVDGGLVDHLTLIFAHLLDNAARYSPPTEPVVVSGKEVPNGVGIEIQDSGKGLSEEKKREAEHALAGTSPGAGLGGVSEDASIGLRVVGSLARRYGIRVTYADSPWLGTSVVIVVPHKYFSPVPASTAATAPAAPAAATATATEPASRTAVAIAPAETLVGDDGETTPGGLPRRRSKRGEAARHEPVERTERSEGTAVAAVPPDASFAGLAAFATAGREPGEGEGADGDDATAGRESTEHHTEESDKSA; via the coding sequence ATGGAACTCGCCACTCCGCCCCCGGCGGCGCGGCCCCCCGTCGCCTGGTACAGCTGGTGGCTGATGCCGCTGGCCTTAGGAGGCGGGACGGTAGCCGCGACATTCATGAGCTCCGAGCGAATATCCACCGCTGTCGCCGGCGCCGCGGCCACCGCGGCCGGCACCGTGTGCGTACGGCTCCTGCTGCGCACCCGGACACAACTCGGCCGCGCCGAGGCCGGGTTCCGCGCCGAGCAGGCCGCGCACACGCAGCAGTGGCAGCAGCATGTCGCGGGCCTGGAGCGGAAGTTCGCGGCCGAGCGGGTCGCCCAGGAAGGCGAGCGCGCCGCAGTGGAGAGCCGCCTCGCCGAGCAGGCCGGCGGCTACGAGGCCCAACTCGCCGAGCAGGCACGGGCGTTCGAGGAGCGGCTGGCCGGGCAGGCTCAGTCCTACGAGGCTCAGCTCGCCGACCAGGCGGGGATCTTCAAGGAACAGCTGACCCACCAGCACGACGCGGTCGCCCGGCTCGCCGGGGAGCAGCTGCCCGACGCGCTGGAGCGGCTGCGCGCCGGTGACGCCGTCGACGACCTGCTGCCGGCCGTCAACCGGAGCGCCAAGGTCAGCGACGAGCTCCAGGCCGAGCTCCGCAAGGTGCTCAGGACCTCCCTGATGGGTCTGGAGACGGAGTTCAACCGCTCGACCTCCGCCGAGCAGGCCGTGATCAGTATCGGCAACCGCATCCATGTCCTGACCAGCAAGCTCCGTGGCCGGCTGCACGAGATGCAGGGCGAGCACGGACGGCTGCCGTCGGTGGCCCGCGGCCTGATGGAGCTGGACCAGGCGATCGGCCCGGCCGACTGTCTCGCCGCCAGCGTCGGCGTGCTCGGCGGCTCGGACCGGCCCGGCCGCCAGTGGCAGGAGCCGCAGCGGCTGCTCAGCGTGGTCCGCGGCGGCATCGGCCGGATCAAGGACTTCCACCGGGTCGAGGTGCGTCATCTGCCCGAACTGGGCGTCGACGGCGGCCTGGTGGACCACCTCACGCTGATCTTCGCCCACCTCCTGGACAACGCGGCCCGCTACTCGCCGCCGACCGAGCCGGTGGTCGTCTCCGGCAAGGAGGTGCCCAACGGCGTCGGCATCGAGATCCAGGACTCGGGCAAGGGCCTGAGCGAGGAGAAGAAGCGCGAGGCCGAGCACGCGCTCGCCGGTACCTCGCCCGGCGCCGGACTCGGCGGCGTCTCGGAGGACGCCAGCATCGGGCTGCGGGTCGTCGGCTCGCTGGCCCGCCGCTACGGCATCCGCGTCACCTACGCGGACTCGCCGTGGCTCGGTACCTCGGTGGTCATCGTCGTCCCGCACAAGTACTTCAGCCCGGTGCCCGCGTCCACCGCGGCCACCGCTCCGGCCGCCCCGGCGGCCGCGACCGCGACCGCGACGGAGCCCGCGTCCCGTACCGCCGTCGCCATCGCGCCGGCCGAGACGCTCGTGGGCGACGACGGCGAGACGACGCCCGGAGGACTGCCCCGGCGCCGCAGCAAGAGAGGCGAGGCGGCCCGCCACGAGCCGGTCGAACGCACCGAACGCAGCGAGGGGACCGCGGTCGCGGCCGTCCCGCCGGACGCGTCCTTCGCCGGTCTGGCCGCCTTCGCCACGGCGGGCCGGGAGCCCGGCGAGGGCGAGGGCGCCGACGGCGACGACGCCACCGCCGGACGCGAGTCCACCGAGCACCACACCGAAGAGAGCGACAAGTCCGCATGA
- a CDS encoding GTP-binding protein produces MDFKGFDHPGGPDGGGTRSVKVMIAGGFGTGKTTMVRSVSDIKPLTTEETLTQASVESDHLIGVADKTETTVSLDFGKISINDSLMLYLFGTPGQERFWFLWNGLFKGALGAVVLVDTRRLASSFRAIEEMERQDVPFVIALNVFPDSKDHPVEEIRDALDIAPHTPIVACDARDRSSSRDVLIALIRHLQERSAVALEPR; encoded by the coding sequence GTGGACTTCAAAGGCTTTGACCACCCCGGCGGGCCGGACGGCGGCGGCACCCGCTCGGTGAAGGTGATGATCGCCGGCGGGTTCGGCACCGGGAAGACCACCATGGTCCGCTCGGTGAGCGACATCAAGCCGCTCACCACGGAGGAGACCCTCACCCAGGCGAGCGTCGAGTCCGATCACCTCATCGGGGTCGCGGACAAGACGGAGACCACCGTCAGCCTCGACTTCGGCAAGATCAGCATCAACGACAGCCTGATGCTGTACCTGTTCGGCACCCCGGGCCAGGAACGCTTCTGGTTCCTGTGGAACGGCCTGTTCAAGGGCGCGCTCGGGGCGGTCGTGCTGGTGGACACCCGGCGGCTCGCCTCCAGCTTCCGGGCGATCGAGGAGATGGAGCGGCAGGACGTGCCGTTCGTCATCGCCCTCAATGTCTTCCCCGACTCCAAGGACCATCCGGTCGAGGAGATCCGGGACGCCCTTGACATCGCCCCGCACACCCCGATCGTGGCCTGCGACGCCCGCGACCGGTCATCCAGCCGTGACGTGCTCATCGCCCTGATCCGTCACTTGCAGGAACGCTCCGCCGTCGCACTGGAGCCCCGATGA